AATCATATACTATTGGCAGTACCTCTTCACAGGGACAAAACTGGCTTTGTGTGCATTTGCGTGTGTCAGTAATGGATACCTAAAGTGACTGAATGCATAATTTAAAGTGGTATTCacattaaaaatgtgtgtgtgtgtgtgtatgtgtgctggtTGCATAAactactttctttctctctctcttttccaggccttttttttcttttttctctttagtCCACATGGCTTTCAAAGAAGATGCCTGCTTTCATACTCAAGACCATAAACTCCTACATAGAGACTGATAGACTGTTCAATATTGTGcttattgtgcttccactcactggccactttattaggaacagtttctttgttctttcactcactggccactttattagaaacagtttctttgttctttcattcactggccactttattagaaacagtttCTTTGTTCTTTCAGAAGGTACGTGTTTCTTTTTTAGAAACACGTACCTTCCAGTGAGTAGTAAATATTTTGAGATGTACAGATTTTACTGTAGGTACAGCTGTGAGAGACTgtgacagaataaaaaaaaaatgaaaaaataatttgtataatttaaaaaaaagttaattagcattaaatattgtattgcatgaaataagtatttggtaGAAAAACAGAGACTTAATATTTGGTGCAGAAACTTTCGTTTGCAATTACAAAGTTAAGATGTTGTCAGCAGCGGGGATTTtgtcccactcctccatgcataTCTTCTCCAAATCGTTTTGGTTTCAGCACTGTTGGAGTGCGACATTGAATTTTAGTTCCCTTCAAACTAAAATTTtctattgggttcaggtcagagactggctaggccactccagaaccttAAAATGCTTCTTACAAAGCCACTCCTTAGTTTCCCTGgctgtgtgtttggggtcattgtcatgctggaagacacAGCCATGACCTGTTTTCAATGCTTACTGAAGGAAGGAGGTTGTTAACCAAAATCTTGTGACACTTGTGCTTAGACAGGTGCTGATCCAGCTTCTTGCCTATTGCCCTGTAGCCCATCTCAGCCTTGTGCAGGTTTACAGTTTTGTCCCTGGTGTTTtagacagctctttggtcttggtCATGGTGGGGAGGTTGGAGTGTGATGGACTGAGTGTATAgacaggtgtcttttatacagaTATCGAGTTCAAACAAGTCCAAATAATACAGATATTGagtgcagaaataaagaaaatgtagcAGGTCTGTGAGAACCAGAATTTTGGCTGCATGGTAGGTGATTTTAAAGTCATAATTATTTTTGGTTTTGTCTCTCATAGTTGAAATGTACCCACAATAAAAATTAGTTCTTTGTAGGTGGTAAAACTTGCACAATCTACAGTGTACCAAATACTTCTCCCACCCtatacttattttgtatttatgtttTGGTGTATGTTAGTCACAGAGACTTTATAAGTGTATGGTGGCTGTATGTGGTGTGTTTTTTCTATGTAGTTAGacctacataaaaaaatactttttatgagAAATTTCATGAActgtttactttttgtttttctttagaaaAAGACCTTTGACTACTACAAGAGAATTGTAAGTCTGATCTCTTTAAACATGTTTTTGACAGATTAAGATTGTTTATGCCTTCATTATCTTCATCATCCATTGGCCTCCATTATCTTCTCTTTTAGATCATCTTCACACAGCAAGCCATCATGAGGCCTAAGGTGAAGTCCACCGTGTCTCTTGGAGCGTAAGTCCAACAGGAATAAATAAACAGGTTCAAGCTCCAGTCAGGGGCAGCAAAATCCACACTAAAGCTAAAACCTTCTACCATACCATACTTACACTGGAGGTACAaagctaatgcagctaacaaCAAGTTTGCTacaagttagcattgtgctagtTCTTCATGCCAAGCTTCCCTGGTGAAAAATCCAGCTTAAGACTAGCTTCGGATGCTAACTGCTTTTAGATGGTCTaaactggtctttgatggtcacaGTTGTTGATCCATCAGCAAGATCAAATTTATCGCACTAGTCTTCAGGCTGGTCATACTGAATGTGCAATAAGTTGTATAACTGTAGTAGGACTCCAGTGATGCTTTTGAAGCACCACTAGATTGTATTATATATTGCTGGTTAATGGTAATGAGAACAGCATAGCAACATTTTATCTTGTGGTTTTACAGTATGTATATCACTGAAATTATATTTTATCAGTCTGGGTTTGGTTTTCTAAGCTCATTGTTTATGTAGAGTACaatcaaattagattttttataaTGTGTTTCTTGTTTCAGCCTTGTTAAGTTCATGACAACGTATAAAGGCCATGACCCCTTCCTGGCCCCCTGCCTGCCCAGCAACCCCTGGCAGACTGATGACGACACCTACTGGGAGCTTAACATGAGAAGGTTAGACACAAACCTATAGGTATCTTGTTCATCTACAtttacagtggttggacaatgaaactgaacattttagtgtgggaggtttcatggctaaattggagcagccaggttcccaatcttcattaattgcacattgcaccagtaagagcagagtgtgaaggttcaattagcagggtaagagcacagttttgctcaaaatattgcaatgcatacaacattatgggcgacataccagagttcaaaagaggacaaattgttggtgcacatcttgctgatgcatctgtgaccaagacagcaagtctttgtgatgtatcaagcgccacggtatccagggtaatgttagcatgccaccaagaaggacgaaccacatccaacaggattaactgtggatgctgtaagagaaaGACGCCTGAAAGGGATGCtcaggtgctaacctggattgcatccaaaaaacacaaaaccacagctgcccaaaatggaagaattcaatgtgcacctcaactctcctgtttctaccagaactgtccgtcaccacaataaattattgtggtctaaaaccacgtgtttcagtttcattgtccaacccctgtaattaaGTTAAATCAAATTCATGTACACGGCCATACATGATACATGTGACCACTGTTCACCACTATAGGCACGGGCAAATAATATAAATAGTCATCTGTCATCTGATAGGGGGGTTGGGTTTGTAAGAGGAGCACCTAATTGGGCACTGAATTGGGATAGGATCTACTAGAAAAAAACGACCATCTATTTTCACGTCTTTTACCtgcaccatttaaatagcaaagacgctTGTGAATACATCTACGCGGATGGGTGTGGAGGTCTGGAAGTGAGCTGTGTGTGTTCAGGTAggtttctggcatattgctatcttggcctcGGAAAACACAGGTGACGCAGACGCCAAGAAAGCCAGACGCACTGCAAATTGAAAAGAGGTGTGACAAAATGTGTAATTTGGCCAAAGTTGCCCTAATTGTACATATATTCATATCTGTTTagttgtttaaaatgtatttaaagtataAGTTGTTAAACTGATATTTAATGATGATTAGGCtagggtgtgtctgtgtttgaTTGTATTTTATAGACTGTAACGTTTTGTGTATCACAGTGTTGAAACTCCCACAAAAATGAGAGTGGAGCGCTGGTCCTTCAGCTTCTTCGAGCTGCTGAGTGATCCTCGAGGACGTGCTGACTTCAAAGTGTTCCTGAAGAAAGAGTTCAGTGGTGAGTGGATGTGTGTGGTGGACGACTGTGTGCTGAGAACAGTTTTAGAGCCTTGTCTGGCTGATGTggatgtgaatgtgaatgtgtgtgtttgtgttgttagGTGAGAATTTGGCGTTCTGGGAAGCAGCGGAGGAGATGAAGTGGGGGGCGGCGTCATCCATCAATGAGCAAGCACAAACAATTTTCAAGTGAGGAATAAATCTGATTAAAGGCAAACATGCAAATACTTTTACCTACACATTACTGACCCTACACGCAGTGACCAGTAATAATATAACCTTTAATGATATATAaagttttacaggtagacacctAGTATGTACATTTGGGtttgttataatgttatatagagtttttacaggtagacactctcactgaccactgactttatgtttatttgggtttattctagtgttatatagatttaattacaggtagacgctttcactgaccactgactttatgtttatttgggtttattataatgttatatggaGTTAAtcacaggtagacactctcaccgttcactgactttatgtttatttgggtttattataatgttatatggaGTTAAtcacaggtagacactcttactgaccactgactttatgtttatttgggtttattctaatattatatagagtttttacaggtagacactctctctgaccactgactttatgtttatttgggtttattctaatattatatagagttaatcacaggtagacactcttactgaccactgactttctgtttatttgggtttattataatgttttatagagatTTACAGATAGATACTCATTGATTAGGGATTCAGTAACTTTTTACAGCCTCAgaattgcatgtgtgtgtgtgtgtgtgtgtgtgtgtgtgcaggacttTCTTGGCCCCCGGAGCTCCACGCTGGATCAACATTGACGGGCGGACGATGGGTCTGACAGTGAAGGGTCTGGAACATCCTCACCGCTATGTTCTTGATGCTGCGCAGACACACATCTTCATGTTGATGAAAAAGGTGGGACCTGTCTGAGCTCAGTCTGTCAGTCTGCTTCACACTGTGGATTTATACCTAATGACCCGTTTATCTCTGTCTGTATTATTTGCAGGACACCTTCTACCGATACCTGAAGTCTCCAGTTTATAAAGACATGCAGAAAAAGTCCCTCTCACCTGCTCCACACACCTTCACGTAAGTGTTGGTCATGCAGTTGCACGGTGCTCCTGGATTTCTGCACTGAATACTTTAACAATGTGTTCACAGACTTATAAAGCACAGGTGTGCTTATTCATGTCTTTTATGAATGATTGTGTCATTGAGTGAGCATCTatagtgcaggctagaaaaagtaagtgaactaaGTGAACTAAGAATGACTTCTCCAAGACCTAATTCACAAAAGTGTTTAAATTAGGGATTTATAGGTACTTTTTaaagatgtacagtacaggccaaaagtttggacacaacttctcttttttttaacgcgttttctttattttcatgactatttacattgtagattctcactgaaggcatcaaaactatgaatgaacacatgcggagttttatacttaacaaaaaaaggtgaaataactgaaaacgtgttttatattctagtttctttaaaatagccaccctttgctctgattactgctttgcacactcttagcatcattctctcaatgagcttcaagaggtggccacctgaaatggttttccaacagtcttgaaggaaggagttcccagaggtgttcattagcacttgttgcccctgccttcttcactctgtggttcagctcaccccaaaccatctggattgggttcaggtccggtgactgtggagactaggtcattttttgttaagtacataaaactccacatgtgttcattcatagttttgatgccttcagtgagaatctacaatgtaaaaagtcattaaaataaagaaaatgcattgaatgagaaggtgtgaccaaacttttggcctgtactgtataatgcATGCTTACTAACAAATCTGTTATTTTCAAGAAATATTGATATGTGTAAACCAGGCCTTAATGCAACAAACTTTAAACAAACTTTTTTACATGAACTAAAATAAATTctctattttaatatatttttcatgAAATATTTTCACATTATCTTCCACTGTAAATTAAGAAAGCCTTTACCTTCTCTTGTAAATGATCAATTATCAACTGAATAAAGACTGTATCTGTTGTCCTTTCTGCAGTGATTCTCAGCTGGAGCAGAATGCTCGAAATCGTAAACCGGGCATCGACCCCATCATCATCtggcagcaggaggaggaggagagagccaAGGCAGCCGCTGCCGCCGGACCCATCGACATAAAAAAACTGATGGCCAGCAAACTGGACCGCAAGTAAAGAGCTGAGGGGCAGTGCAGAGTTTGTTTTaggtttaatattttaaaatagctCCAAATGTAAGTGATCTTAACATAACACAATCTTTACCTCTGAAATGAAAATTATAGAAAATAAAGAAGAATAACCATTTTAAGGGGCATTCTGACCAGGTCTAGTGAATCTACTGGCTGGTTTTAGTGTGATGTCCAGATCAACCCATCCCCATTTGTTTCAGTGGCAAAAcagatatttgttttattttgttaaattttctttttttgtattagtttatTTCGAACCATTTTACCCATTTTCTATCCAATTTGTAAGGCTTATTATCCAATCCTCATTAATATGAACTTCCCTGTTCACTAGTGGCACTCCCCcaaacaggagggtgaagactagcgtctgcctcctctgatacatgtgaagttaaccactgctcctttttttaaaatgtagCCATCAAAGCTCAGAGGAAAGCTTAACAACTCAGCTCTGACTCAAAaccagctaacagacacctgtgctgaccaacatcacagggggagaggaggagagaaagtcatctacctacccagagaaaCAAGGCCATCtgtgttctctcagactctgacTGCAGATAGCAAGCAGCAAGATCTGGGAAATAATAGCGGactaagctctgccactatgaccgggagatcgctggttcgaatcctgtttatgtagcttgccatcggctactggagccctgggGGATcagaattggccttgctctctctgggtgggtagatagtgctctttccctcatcactccaaagggtgatgtcgatcagcacgaggcatctgtgagctgatgtattgaaaccacGTTacacagcaatgctacatcatcagatgtgaaaagaagcggtggctgatgccacatgtatcagaggaggcatgggctagcctttaccctcctggtgttggggcatcactagtgatagtgattAGGTAATTgcccttgtaaattggggagaaaataagattgaaaattagaaacaaaattatataaaaaaatgtaatatgatTTGTCTGAAAAGTCTATATGGTGTGTTCTTCAAGTGTACTGGGCTTTTGATTTGTCTGAAAAGTTCTATATGAATAAATTTTTCTTGATTAAAAACATCCACAGTGTTTtgcaaatgttttaattttctgagatagaGTAAGTTAAAGGAGAGGATATTACTAAATACACTTTCTTCATATTTAAGTAATCTTcctattaaatataaattacaatacagaaaatgtaataatatatgtGTATGATGATTGTTTCATTATTTTCAGAAACTATTTATGTTAAACATTGCATCTCAGGACCCACTTTTCATGACTAGTTTAACACTGTACAAGAGGGATGTACTGACACTGATAGTGTGCCCTTTAATTAGTCCAAATAGGGAGATTACAAGGTTATGATGAACATGTGTTGGTGATTAATTCTGATGTGTGATCTTGTTCTGAAGTTGTTAGATCTGCAGCAGGTACAGTATTAGTTGTTGGACTGTCATTTCTGTAAATGAAACTCTGCTGTGACTCGAAGGAGAACTgatgttgtaaagttgtaaagtacAGTGAATAAACTGTTATAAATCTATATGATGCGTACGTTGAGTTTATTAGGCTTTAGGCCGATTTTACAGGGTTTTTTGTTATTCCCTGCTTTCACCACTCATAATGTCTCAGTTGTTCTAAAAAGCCAAACTCTGCTGAAAAATCTAGTTTAAGACCAGATTCAGCTTGGAGCTGGTttcatatatatacattttgtaaaACACTTTGGGCCTTATTTTACACAATTTGCAAGGTGCGTTACGATACTCATTGCTATCCTACACACCATtaactgtctattttcatgctttgcgCCTGTTCTGTTACAATAGCATCCGAGTTTATGAATATGTATCAATGCCAATGGGCGTGATGGTGTGGTAGTGAggagtgtaaaatgtaaatttctgatgtattgctatcttggtggcagaaaacacatgTGCACCACTGACTCAATAAAACCCAAACAACAGTCATCTGCCAGACATTCAatctatcttagccatgcagttGCCGCATGCATGTGCTCGTAAAGCCCTGTTGtttcacacacagagacatgcagcagcacaaacccaacttcaacaataaatagaatacaacATAAAAGAACACTGATGTTCCTGTAATGACCTGCTgctgcaccttcacagcgtgaatgagtAAGTCAGAGCGcgcctgcctcttaaagggaatggcaagtgacaccctgattaattaagagaattagtacatgccttttgcatgttttaagcaaggtgtattttttgcgtcCTCACAATACTAAAGACTAACTGACGCCATGAATCATGCTGCACGGTTTATGCCTTGCCTACAGATCACACAGATCTTACCCATTTCTAGAAATTTACCtgcacaaacaatttttttttttttttattgtttcggTTATGTCACAAAATCTAGCTTATTTACACTCATAGACTGGACAACCTGTAGTGTAAGAGACTGTAAGAGAtttataaatataagtattaaaagcacaataaaacaa
The sequence above is drawn from the Astyanax mexicanus isolate ESR-SI-001 chromosome 19, AstMex3_surface, whole genome shotgun sequence genome and encodes:
- the rgs9a gene encoding regulator of G-protein signaling 9a — encoded protein: MTIKLIRDHGQHYRPRMACLQKLEAMVLEMQSGVKSSEQKLNITSIPHVITGEDILAWIANHMKVDTQEARTMGTMLVAYGFIYPLQDHKRLILKPDGSLYRFQTPYFWPAQKWKVDDTDYAIYLAKRNIRKKGSLDVYEQENYNKLHKWLNYKWDFIVMQAKEQYRAGKERNKADRVVFDCQERAFWIVHRPPPRTHSAMDYGVDRLIDPNVEEKKTFDYYKRIIIFTQQAIMRPKVKSTVSLGALVKFMTTYKGHDPFLAPCLPSNPWQTDDDTYWELNMRSVETPTKMRVERWSFSFFELLSDPRGRADFKVFLKKEFSGENLAFWEAAEEMKWGAASSINEQAQTIFKTFLAPGAPRWINIDGRTMGLTVKGLEHPHRYVLDAAQTHIFMLMKKDTFYRYLKSPVYKDMQKKSLSPAPHTFTDSQLEQNARNRKPGIDPIIIWQQEEEERAKAAAAAGPIDIKKLMASKLDRK